Proteins encoded together in one Musa acuminata AAA Group cultivar baxijiao chromosome BXJ3-6, Cavendish_Baxijiao_AAA, whole genome shotgun sequence window:
- the LOC135640169 gene encoding uncharacterized protein LOC135640169: protein MSSCRQFSRIDTAELKSQLFKKLGRQKAERYFYNLKRLLSLKLSKLAFEKLCYGIIGKENLALHNLFIRSILSNACLALAPPSRETITGNSRTSKMSSFGETFPTSPRRGRSINSRDRRLGDRASLLGPYGKIPPGHVQEVTNSCDLQRSREQQSAPELISIGSKALASVEDGEEVEQFRHSPSVQSRSPLRPPLGIPMAAGDLPRKSYRSGFASSFRHVQSNMIVGCHHTSQLPDTRTLMGWLERKLEAEGFGLSIDCANVLNHGLDALLRRLIKPCMDLARARHSSIRMTRANGNIFPNTKGLWQLDQVQTSNESSHSSLLDFRLAMESNPELLGGDWPQQLEKICLHLSD from the coding sequence ATGTCGTCTTGCCGGCAGTTCTCACGGATCGATACCGCTGAGCTCAAGTCTCAGCTATTCAAGAAGCTTGGGCGCCAAAAAGCTGAGAGGTACTTCTATAACCTCAAGAGATTACTTAGCTTGAAACTCAGCAAGTTGGCGTTCGAGAAGTTGTGCTATGGGATTATTGGGAAGGAAAATCTTGCCCTTCATAATTTGTTCATCAGATCGATCCTTAGCAATGCTTGTCTCGCacttgcaccacctagcagagaaACGATCACGGGAAATTCGCGGACATCTAAAATGTCAAGCTTTGGTGAAACCTTCCCGACATCACCCAGGAGGGGAAGGTCGATAAACAGCAGGGACAGGAGATTAGGTGACCGAGCAAGCCTCCTAGGGCCTTATGGGAAGATTCCTCCTGGACATGTTCAAGAAGTCACAAATTCTTGTGATCTACAAAGGTCGAGAGAGCAGCAAAGTGCTCCGGAGTTGATATCCATTGGTAGCAAAGCTCTAGCATCTGTGGAAGATGGGGAAGAGGTTGAACAATTTAGACATAGCCCGAGTGTTCAAAGTAGAAGTCCTCTAAGGCCTCCTCTAGGCATTCCGATGGCTGCTGGTGATCTTCCACGCAAATCATATCGTAGTGGATTTGCTTCAAGCTTTCGACATGTCCAGTCAAACATGATTGTTGGCTGTCATCACACTTCTCAACTGCCAGATACGAGGACTTTGATGGGTTGGTTGGAGCGTAAGCTGGAGGCTGAGGGCTTTGGTTTGTCAATTGACTGTGCAAATGTCTTAAATCATGGACTAGATGCACTTTTGAGGAGGTTGATAAAACCCTGTATGGATTTAGCTAGAGCAAGGCACAGTTCAATTAGGATGACTCGAGCAAATGGAAATATTTTTCCAAATACGAAAGGTTTATGGCAACTGGATCAAGTGCAAACCTCAAATGAGTCCTCCCATTCTTCTTTACTTGATTTTCGGCTGGCCATGGAATCCAATCCTGAATTACTTGGTGGTGATTGGCCTCAACAGCTTGAGAAAATATGTTTGCATTTATCGGATTAA
- the LOC135639686 gene encoding uncharacterized protein At2g23090-like: MGGGNGQKSKMARERNVEKNKAAKGSQLETNKKAMTIQCKVCMQTFMCTTSEVKCREHAEAKHPKSDVYQCFPHLK; the protein is encoded by the exons ATGGGAGGCGGTAACGGCCAGAAGTCCAAGATGGCGCGCGAGAGGAACGTAGAGAAGAACAAAGCCGCCAAGG GGAGCCAGCTGGAAACCAACAAGAAGGCCATGACCATCCAG TGCAAGGTATGCATGCAAACTTTTATGTGCaccacatcagaagtaaagtgcaGAGAACATGCTGAAGCAAAGCATCCGAAGTCTGATGTTTACCAGTGCTTCCCCCACCTTAAGTAG
- the LOC135640937 gene encoding uncharacterized protein LOC135640937 yields MESGGERSLDEAVAKPSADFEKKGSDLEASAFTRTGIGARKNGGSKDTGHSILYSVNKSTSQIKKNLHRKSASPLNWFPRKKTDSFLKRKIKHLQEIEGMNLSLDETLGNANPHYTRIAREKIAAQEAARKAMEARRAAMIEASWCRILGAARIRSKEAEARLEKAEKCAADAFEAARAMGVMMYDRPDRQRRQWEVETSLAIGGRSTHKVTTSFETAFEVDKEVAAAVKRAFMRLANCPSSSNKEEFKDLLSKISQNPDTNGSMEDLPEKFSECETDRGAEPEQDSHVSRDTVKKHATRIKQRKQKNSLLPTVGGSSSSTSPTVLIDSMLDRLTGLHEDELASLAVIVATRGLNAVLRETESSKENDVEPISSCICTLQKEALAEVPSLDKFLVKHVSRLEREVQEAKRSNAEIDKQRTTDTRVVERKISNKNETQADSSLDLGSDLVKHVSELGKGILESRRDNSQVKDGSMTAKSNAIAPSSDNIPSLEELLLCKQSSSSNRLTEDVAHLDLMVVQRRPSDGRGGGGKENIDLVPVDEMHKAGKRMSRVERAKVEVLKAFSGQETNRGGDTVEAMGLDKILVKPIHRLEKEKMRAVEQRRDEIVPRDHKKQGTDVNAPESLDMVLVKHVSRLEKEKLTVGGTRSVKRNNQQQPRECAESLDEILVKHQSKLEKAKLAVTRQPADYIKHGEARREARERELQEAWGGLSLGNSLRPHISRIERDKAAWRKAEEEEHTRETES; encoded by the exons ATGGAATCCGGCGGTGAACGATCGCTCGATGAGGCCGTGGCGAAACCCTCTGCCGATTTCGAGAAGAAGGGTTCGGATCTTGAAGCGTCGGCGTTCACCCGGACCGGCATCGGCGCCAGAAAG AATGGTGGATCCAAGGACACTGGACATTCAATTCTGTATTCTGTTAACAAGTCCACATCACAGATTAAGAAGAACCTTCATCGGAAAAGTGCTTCTCCACTTAATTGGTTTCCTCGAAAAAAAACTGATTCATTCTTGAAGAGAAAAATAAAGCATCTTCAG GAGATTGAAGGAATGAACCTTTCTCTCGATGAAACACTTGGAAATGCCAATCCTCACTATACTAGGATTGCAAGGGAGAAGATTGCAGCTCAAGAGGCAGCCCGGAAGGCCATGGAAGCCAGGAGAGCTGCTATGATTGAAGCCTCCTGGTGTCGGATACTTGGGGCAGCCAG GATTAGAAGTAAAGAAGCAGAAGCACGGCTGGAGAAAGCTGAGAAATGTGCCGCAGATGCCTTCGAAGCAGCAAGAGCTATGGGAGTAATGATGTACGATAGGCCCGATCGTCAAAGGAGGCAATGGGAAGTAGAAACATCTTTAGCCATCGGAGGACGATCCACTCACAAAGTCACTACCTCTTTCGAGACTGCATTCGAAGTGGATAAGGAGGTGGCAGCAGCAGTTAAAAGAGCATTCATGCGGCTTGCAAATTGTCCCTCTTCTTCAAACAAAGAAGAATTCAAAGATTTACTAAGCAAAATCAGTCAAAATCCTGATACCAATGGTTCCATGGAGGATCTACCAGAGAAGTTTTCAGAATGTGAAACTGATCGTGGGGCAGAACCTGAGCAAGATTCACATGTTAGTCGTGACACAGTCAAGAAGCATGCCACGAgaataaaacaaagaaaacaGAAGAACAGCTTGCTTCCAACTGTTGGTGGCAGCAGTAGCTCTACGTCACCAACGGTGCTCATCGATTCAATGCTCGACAGGCTTACAGGTTTGCATGAAGATGAGCTTGCTTCTCTAGCTGTTATTGTTGCAACTCGTGGCCTGAATGCTGTCCTTCGGGAAACGGAGAGTAGCAAAGAGAATGATGTTGAGCCCATTAGCAGTTGCATTTGTACGCTACAGAAAGAAGCTCTTGCCGAAGTACCAAGTCTcgacaagtttttggtgaaacatGTATCGAGACTCGAAAGAGAAGTTCAAGAAGCAAAGAGAAGTAATGCAGAGATAGACAAGCAGAGAACAACCGATACCCGAGTTGTTGAACGCAAGATATCGAATAAAAATGAAACACAGGCAGATTCCAGTTTGGATTTGGGAAGTGATCTCGTAAAACATGTCTCTGAACTTGGAAAAGGTATCCTAGAATCCAGGAGGGACAACTCACAAGTGAAAGATGGAAGTATGACGGCCAAATCCAATGCTATTGCACCTTCATCTGACAACATCCCTTCCTTGGAAGAGTTATTATTATGCAAACAGTCGAGCAGTTCTAACAGGCTGACTGAAGATGTAGCACATCTTGACTTAATGGTAGTTCAAAGACGGCCTTCTGatggtagaggaggaggaggcaaggAGAATATAGACCTCGTTCCTGTCGATGAGATGCACAAGGCTGGTAAACGCATGTCTCGAGTCGAAAGAGCTAAAGTCGAGGTTCTGAAAGCATTTTCTGGCCAAGAAACAAATAGAGGTGGTGACACAGTCGAAGCAATGGGCCTTGATAAGATCTTAGTCAAACCAATTCACAGgttggagaaggagaaaatgcgagCTGTGGAGCAAAGGAGGGACGAGATCGTGCCAAGAGACCACAAGAAGCAAGGAACCGATGTCAATGCTCCAGAGAGTCTAGACATGGTCTTGGTAAAGCATGTCTCCAGACTCGAGAAGGAGAAATTGACTGTCGGAGGCACAAGGTCAGTGAAAAGAAACAATCAGCAGCAGCCCAGAGAATGTGCGGAAAGTTTAGACGAAATCCTGGTGAAGCATCAATCCAAACTGGAGAAGGCCAAGCTGGCCGTAACTCGACAACCGGCAGATTACATCAAGCATGGGGAAGCTCGTAGGGAAGCCAGGGAGAGAGAGTTGCAAGAAGCGTGGGGAGGCTTGAGCTTGGGGAATTCATTAAGGCCCCATATATCAAGGATTGAACGAGACAAG GCTGCTTGGAGGAAGGCCGAGGAAGAAGAGCACACGCGGGAAACGGAATCATGA